The sequence below is a genomic window from Ipomoea triloba cultivar NCNSP0323 chromosome 2, ASM357664v1.
AGCATTCCAGAACATTTTGTTTAGTTGAGTTGGTGAGTTTGTTAAAGGATTTTCTTgtctttttaagtttttaatcaTTTTGTTTGGCTATATATAACATCCTCTTCACCTGTAATAGACACTTGAACTCACTTTCAAATCAATAAAACTTTATCTCTGTTTTCTCTTCCACCATGAAAGCTCAATTGCTTACCATACGTGTACGTGAAGTTCAATGGTTGTGCCGTTGTGGTTCTTGTTAAGTGATCTTGGATTGATCCCATCCAAGCCTACAACATTTTTTTGCGACAAATTAAAAGGTATGCTATAACTATTGGagaaaattttgtatttcatGAAATGACAAAACACATTGAGATCGACAGTCATATTATGGGTGAAAAGGTATAACAAGGGTTGATCAAACTTATGTACATCACCTCTACTAATCAAACTGCTAATAGTTTTACAAAAGCACTTAGCTTCCTCTACCATAGTACAAGAGCTTTATTTCTAAGATGGGATTACAAGATATGTACTCTCCAGCTTACCGGGGGTAGAGGGGTGTTGAAGAATAAGAAGCAATACACCAGTAGTATTGAAGTCCCTGATGAAGTCTAGTCCATGCTAGGCCCGCCACGTGCTCCATCCCGTTTGGGTTAGGAGTGAGGCGGATGCATGCACGCCACGTTCCCGCCATGCCGGAGTCTCGGCGATCGTGCCTTTTCCCTCTTATAAATACggcatttatgaggagagagaggatctTTCGGCTGATTCTTGATGAAGCCTTGAAGtgagctcggacagtaggaaaGCCCACTGTCGACCCGCCGAGCCCTTCGAGCCCTTTATTCACATTGTAAACCGGGCCTTGGATCCCTAAAGTAATAATAGATCGTATTTCCCGTTTAGCTTCGTATTCCGTATTTTGCTATATCAAAAACATTCTGTTTAGTTGAGCTAGTGAGTTTGTTAAATCACTTCCACGTTAATAAAActttttctctattttctctTCCACCATGAAAACTCTACTGCTTCTCAACATTCTCTCTTCCGTTAACTCAAAAAACCTCCTATATTGACCAGACATGTTTTGGTTGATCATATCCAAACAAAAAGTGGAgtaccattttttttctttctccaaccTATGGAATGACTACTGGAGAATACACTTTATTGTTTTGCAGATTTTATACACGTGAAGATAAATGTAGTTTTGCAACACAAATTCTACCATGAACTAATGAGATGAGGTCACATTTGTGGTTGTATACAAATTTGTGTGTACTAATTTTAAGCTGGTTTATCATCTATTTCGCGGCTTGTCACCATGGCGCCGTACATGATCCCTAtccataattttatttacaattccACCCTGCCGCGCGCCGCCCATTTTCGATATCAGATCAGATCAATTATCCCATGACGCCTGCCGTCTACGGAAAAATAACGTTGTATCCTCCTCATATTCTGGCTGCTATCGAACGTTGCTTTGTTGATAACTCCTCTTGTTTTTCATGTATTCACTTTGGCTTGTCTTGTCTTGTCTTTGATGATACCGAAATATGCCTTTGATGCCCCCACTTCAAAGGCGATTCATCATCATGAAACAAATCTTCTTGTCATTGTATACTTTACTTACTGTTCATCGCCATGCTTATTTGATTAATCAACAAAATATGATTGGGCCTCAGCTCCCACTTCTTTGTTAATTTCCTCCAAAAAGTTACAATCAAaagaaggaaaaggaaaaagaaacaaacatcTATCTACCATTCTACCGTCCCCAAAATTGCTAATTGATTTACCATAATTGTGGTGATTAATTAAATGGGCTCCGATCCCCATGTTTCAAAcacgtcatcatcatcattcaacAACACAAAAGATTCATAGTATCATTAACACTTGCAAAAATGATTTTGTCATCCAGATCTTATAAATACGTAGTACTACGTACTGTGTGAAATGAAATCatgacaaacaaaaaaaagattgtTAATTATGCGATAATTGTTGagcataaatgtaataattgtacaattcaactatcagcttaagcttttaattaaaatggaaCACATGTTTCAATTATAATATCACTGTCTCTCTGTTTGATGGCTGAATGGCATGACATTCTTTGCAAGTAGACACGAATGATCTTAAGATCCTCAGACCAAACGATGATTTTCCGGCGGTCTTGTTGATAAGCTTTTCGCCGTCGTCACCTTGTTTCCTTAGCTTGGGTTCTTGATTCCGCGAGGCGCCGCCGGTACCGTGACGGTTGTTTTTCCGGCGGTCAACCAGCGCCGCCGGGGTGGCCATGAATTGCCATCTTTGAGAACCGGGAACCGGGCGGCCGGAATGGCTGTTCCGCATCATATGGTATCTTATTATGTTTTTCGCCGCCATTTTTCTCTCCGACGACTCGCTCGTGCTGGTTCTGGCGCTGCTGCAGCGGGAGCTGTTGCTGCTGTTGCACCGGGATGATGACATCAGCGAGTCCTTGCTGCTGACGCTGCTCGCCCGGCTCGTCGACCGGGAATAGGAAAACCCCGACGCCGCCGGCGGGCACGGGAAATCGTGGGGCAACAGCTTTCCGTTGAAGAACAATCGATCGGCCGGGGAATTTGGGGAGCCTGGCGACGTGGAAACGCACCCGAATTCAAACTCCCCGTCTTGCTGCTCGTGGACCGGCATGATGATTGGGAAGGAAAACTTATCCCCGGAATTGCTGTTTCGCCGGCGGGTTTCCATGGAAATCTGTGCAGTGTTTGATTTGTTAGTGTGTAATGATGTGGGTTGAAGTGGGAAAGCTAAATCCTCTATCATCTCATTTTATACCAAAGATCAAGTTGGGTGATATGAACAAGAGAGGGATGATGAGTTTGCTTTTTACCCTCTCAAGCATGAAATGGACCCCTTTGTTGGGGCTTTCTTGATAGAGCATAGTGCTCTACATCAACCTATGTTCTAAGGTGCCAACTCTTGATTAAGCTTAGaccttaattattataaaccaattaaaccatCATGACTTCATGCTTGAGATGCACACATTGCATATCCTATATTTTATAATGAATTCCTCAAAATTTTCACATGCAAACACAATGATTAATCTCCCGActgaattgtaggcacctctgGGTGGGACGGACAGTTGGCCTGGAGATGGCTACTACTCCATGCCCAAATGCccaatgaaaacaaaaataattatcttGAATATAAATGCATggtttatatactaaatatgaTAGGTAAGCAAAACTAGAGATGTGTGGATAGTAATGATAGTGAGCATAAGCACCATTGTTAATTAGAAGAGTTTGAAGCATATAAGTACAGTATATAGATACAAAATGTAAGAGGGCAAAAGAGGAAGGTGGAGTGGGGAATGAGTCAAGTGATAACATATAGGGGATGTCTGGGCATCCAAAGACCATTGCAATGATGGTATCAACATTTAGGTGCCCATGTTTACTGTTAAGTACGCAAGTGAAGGCAAACACCTCACCTACTTTTTCTCAATGCCAAACAAGGCGACAAACTTGGTTCTTAAAGAACTCGATGTCTCCTATGTTGGGTCTCTGTGCACCCGCCTTTGGGGTCCATGGGACCACGTAGGAAGGGCCTTCTCGGTCCACAAAAAGTATTTCTTTGGGTCACATTGCGCTTTCATTCTTTTAGTATGGGCCTCTTTGCACAATATGGGGAATATGGCCCTTTTTATCAACTTGACAACCAATGAGTTTAgtggaattaatttttaatgtctaagaaaatatattgtatagTTAAATGGATCTAGCCTAAACCTCGACCACAAACCAAGCCTTGCCCAATGCTCAACCACTTGAATATTACAAATTAGGCTTCCTTAAATACAAAGCATGTATGTGCTGTCCATCTTGGCCTTTCATCAATACCATCTCTCCCATTGCTACTAAtgatgttaaaaataaatatgattcaATTGATAATAttgccaatttaaaaaaaaaaaaagaaaaaagaataaagtaaTGTAAGAttagatatttatttaaatgtagcAACTTGAGAAGTTTAAGGTGTGTTTACTGTTTACCGATTTGTTTCTAGAGAAatgataaattgaaaaaaaagaaaaagtgttaGTTGTTACTAGTACATTTCTCCAAATTTGAAAGACTGGAAAAAAATGGGTTGTTTATTACATTCTGTGCGTATGGAGAAATTGGTTTAGGTTCTTCTGCATTATTCAATTCTTGAAAAGGGAAAACATACAGAAGTTACGTTACTGGTATATATCCATCCTATCCCTAGGATTATGGATATGTACTATTCCATTTACCACAACTAATTACTACTACATACGCTCTAAGTATCGCAGTGGTAGTTTCTGGGACGAACAGGAGACTGCAATCAAAAGAGAGTACCACGTTACAGATTCTAAGATCTCCGAGAAAGCATCTGATATTGTTTAATGTTAGATAACGTTATTGAGTTCAATGACAGGTAATGTCAAATCAAGGGGCAGTTGATCGATTGCATCAgaggtattatatatattctgcCACTAATTCAAGGACCTTTCAATAAGCTAGAAAGAATATACATGTAAGATTCCTTGTCTTCTGTACCGTACGTTACAGAAAAACTTGAATTAGCTTTATGAATTGATTGTATCATCCAACTAACGTTGATCCCACGACTATGTGTCGTTAAGTTGTGTTGACTTACAGTTACAAGCACTGAAAAACATCGGTTTATTTAAGAACTTGAGTAACGTAACAGGGCCGAATGTTTGCAGAAAGTGAGGAACATTTTCTGGTAGTCTAAGACCCCAAAAAATGGTCACAGTACAACTCAACACAGCATATAAAGCTGATTAATTGGGCAACATAGATAAGATTATTGTGAAGCCACTAGCTACGCATGCATATAAGTGCGCGCATTTTACATAAGTTTAAGATGACAGAAGAGAGTAagcaataataattaatataatgaagCAGGTAGATGAGAGCCACTGGGCGGTCAGTGAATGTGGAAATTCTCGTAGGATGAAGTCCCGGCGGCGGAGATGATGAGTTGACCCCCTCCACG
It includes:
- the LOC116011042 gene encoding uncharacterized protein LOC116011042 — encoded protein: MIEDLAFPLQPTSLHTNKSNTAQISMETRRRNSNSGDKFSFPIIMPVHEQQDGEFEFGCVSTSPGSPNSPADRLFFNGKLLPHDFPCPPAASGFSYSRSTSRASSVSSKDSLMSSSRCNSSNSSRCSSARTSTSESSERKMAAKNIIRYHMMRNSHSGRPVPGSQRWQFMATPAALVDRRKNNRHGTGGASRNQEPKLRKQGDDGEKLINKTAGKSSFGLRILRSFVSTCKECHAIQPSNRETVIL